In Xenorhabdus ishibashii, the following are encoded in one genomic region:
- a CDS encoding thymidine kinase, with protein MAQLYFYYSAMNAGKSTSLLQSSYNYNERGMRTLIFTAEIDTRFGKGKVSSRIGLSAEALLFSPKINIAELIREENEEEKVHCVLIDECQFLTKEHVEQLCEIVDYDDIPVLCYGLRTDFQGELFSGSEYLLAWSDKLVELKTICHCGRKASRVLRFGNDGNVVYDGAQVDIGGNEKYVSVCRRHYTDVIREAKAKKGLIHR; from the coding sequence ATGGCCCAGCTTTATTTTTATTATTCTGCCATGAATGCAGGGAAATCAACTTCCTTATTGCAGTCTTCCTATAACTATAACGAAAGAGGAATGAGAACACTGATCTTTACGGCAGAAATCGATACTCGATTTGGTAAAGGAAAGGTTAGTTCCCGTATTGGCTTATCGGCAGAAGCGTTGTTGTTTTCACCAAAAATAAATATTGCTGAGCTTATCAGAGAAGAAAATGAGGAAGAAAAAGTCCATTGTGTTTTGATTGATGAATGCCAATTCTTGACAAAAGAGCATGTCGAGCAACTTTGTGAAATTGTAGATTATGACGACATCCCTGTTCTTTGTTATGGTTTAAGGACAGATTTTCAAGGTGAGTTATTCAGCGGTAGTGAGTATCTTCTCGCTTGGTCAGATAAATTGGTAGAGTTGAAGACAATTTGTCATTGTGGGAGAAAAGCCAGCCGTGTACTTCGTTTTGGTAACGATGGCAACGTTGTTTACGATGGTGCTCAGGTTGATATTGGTGGTAACGAAAAATACGTCTCTGTGTGTCGTAGGCATTATACTGACGTTATTCGTGAAGCCAAGGCTAAAAAAGGTTTAATACACCGCTAG
- a CDS encoding H-NS family nucleoid-associated regulatory protein, translating to MSENLKSLNNIRTLRAQARECELTTLEEMLEKLTTVVEERRDEENQVREQLEERTRKLQEYREMLEKDGIELSDLVDALSGKSTGKSKRAARPAKYSYIDNGETKTWTGQGRTPAVIKKAIEEEGKTLDDFLI from the coding sequence ATGAGCGAAAATTTAAAATCCTTAAATAACATCCGTACCTTGCGCGCACAAGCAAGAGAATGTGAACTGACTACTTTAGAAGAAATGTTGGAAAAACTAACGACTGTTGTTGAAGAACGTCGTGATGAAGAAAATCAGGTTCGTGAACAATTAGAAGAGCGTACACGTAAGCTTCAAGAATACCGTGAAATGCTGGAAAAAGATGGCATTGAATTAAGTGATTTAGTAGATGCTTTAAGTGGTAAATCTACTGGTAAATCTAAACGTGCTGCTCGTCCAGCAAAATATTCATACATTGATAACGGTGAAACTAAAACCTGGACTGGCCAAGGCCGTACACCAGCCGTAATCAAAAAAGCAATTGAAGAAGAAGGCAAAACACTGGACGATTTCCTTATCTAA
- a CDS encoding NAD-dependent epimerase yields the protein MKFLVTGSAGFIGFHVSQRLLNMGYEVIGIDNLNDYYDVNLKQARLNLLLPYSNFKFQKLDLADRVAIPELFAKHQFQRVIHLGAQPGVRYSIQNPMAYIDANIVGHINILEGCRHHSVEHLLYASSSSVYGLNKKQPFSTDDSVDHPVSLYAATKKADELMSHSYSHLYQLPTTGLRFFTVYGPWGRPDMALFKFTKAMLEGKPIDVYNHGNMVRDFTYIDDIVESIIRLQGIIPTCNKDWSVEDGKISASSAPYRVYNIGNGHPTKLGDFIEAIETSLGIEAKRNFMEIQDGDVLSTCADSSALYNKIGFSPNTPVKEGVKRFTDWYLDFYQKL from the coding sequence ATGAAATTTTTAGTTACAGGCTCTGCTGGTTTTATAGGTTTTCATGTTAGTCAGCGGTTATTGAATATGGGGTATGAGGTTATTGGTATTGATAACCTCAACGATTATTATGATGTTAATTTGAAACAGGCGAGATTAAATTTATTACTCCCTTATTCAAATTTCAAATTTCAAAAATTAGACCTGGCTGACAGAGTCGCAATACCGGAATTGTTCGCAAAACATCAATTCCAGCGAGTGATTCATTTAGGTGCTCAGCCGGGGGTGCGTTATTCGATACAAAACCCTATGGCATATATAGATGCTAATATCGTCGGTCATATCAATATACTCGAAGGTTGCCGCCATCATTCTGTAGAGCATCTATTATATGCATCGTCCAGTTCAGTATATGGATTAAATAAAAAGCAGCCTTTTTCTACTGATGACTCGGTTGATCATCCTGTTTCTTTATATGCAGCAACGAAAAAAGCTGATGAATTAATGTCTCACAGTTATTCACATCTTTATCAACTCCCCACTACAGGATTAAGATTTTTTACCGTATATGGACCATGGGGGCGTCCTGATATGGCTTTATTTAAATTCACTAAAGCCATGTTAGAAGGTAAGCCGATTGATGTTTATAATCATGGCAATATGGTGAGAGATTTCACATATATTGATGACATTGTTGAATCTATAATCAGGTTGCAGGGTATCATTCCTACTTGCAATAAAGACTGGTCAGTTGAAGACGGTAAAATATCAGCCAGCTCTGCGCCGTATAGAGTTTACAATATTGGTAATGGACATCCGACAAAACTAGGTGATTTTATTGAAGCCATTGAAACCTCATTAGGGATTGAGGCGAAGAGAAACTTTATGGAAATTCAAGATGGCGATGTATTGTCAACGTGTGCAGATTCAAGCGCGCTTTACAATAAGATTGGCTTTTCACCTAACACTCCGGTAAAGGAAGGAGTGAAGCGATTTACTGATTGGTATTTAGACTTTTATCAAAAACTATGA
- a CDS encoding UDP-glucose dehydrogenase family protein, giving the protein MKVTVFGIGYVGLVQATVFAEVGHDVLCVDIDAKKVENLKNGQIPIFEPGLTPLVKKNHAEGRLNFTTDAKAGIAHGKLQFIAVGTPPDEDGSADLKYVTAVARTIAENMDGYKVVVDKSTVPVGTADKVRAVMQATLAERNLELPFDVVSNPEFLKEGAAVADCMRPERIIIGCDNDDVVDVMRELYEPFNRNHDRMIVMDIRSAELTKYAANCMLATKISFMNEIANLAEMLGADIENVRQGIGSDSRIGYHFIYPGCGYGGSCFPKDVQALIRTSEQIGYTPKILQAVEQVNETQKSKLPAFVRQHFGDDLSGKTFAIWGLSFKPNTDDMREASSRVLMETLWKCGAKVQVYDPEAMQEAQRIYGQRDALSLMGTKEAALKGADALIICTEWQNFRAPDFDMIKDSLKTPVIFDGRNLYDPVRLQSRGFTYYGIGRGASIKPVI; this is encoded by the coding sequence ATGAAAGTTACTGTATTTGGTATTGGTTATGTAGGCTTAGTACAAGCAACCGTATTTGCTGAAGTGGGGCATGATGTACTTTGTGTCGATATTGATGCAAAAAAAGTCGAGAACCTGAAAAATGGTCAAATTCCTATTTTTGAACCGGGCTTGACGCCCTTGGTAAAGAAAAATCATGCTGAAGGACGGCTGAATTTTACAACGGATGCCAAAGCCGGTATTGCTCATGGCAAATTACAGTTTATTGCAGTAGGCACACCTCCTGATGAAGATGGCTCTGCAGATCTTAAGTATGTCACTGCTGTAGCCAGAACTATTGCGGAAAATATGGATGGTTACAAAGTTGTTGTTGACAAATCAACCGTACCAGTAGGTACGGCTGATAAAGTCAGGGCAGTGATGCAAGCAACATTGGCAGAGCGTAATCTGGAACTTCCATTTGATGTCGTTTCCAATCCTGAGTTTTTGAAAGAAGGTGCCGCTGTTGCTGATTGCATGCGGCCTGAACGCATTATTATTGGCTGTGATAATGATGATGTGGTTGATGTCATGCGTGAGCTGTATGAGCCATTTAACCGTAATCATGATCGTATGATCGTTATGGATATCCGTAGTGCTGAATTGACTAAATATGCGGCTAATTGCATGTTGGCGACAAAAATCAGTTTCATGAATGAAATTGCTAACTTGGCTGAAATGCTGGGCGCTGACATTGAAAATGTGCGCCAAGGAATTGGTTCTGACTCACGCATCGGATACCACTTTATTTACCCTGGATGTGGATATGGCGGTTCATGTTTCCCTAAAGATGTTCAGGCACTGATCCGAACGTCTGAACAAATTGGGTATACACCAAAAATTCTTCAGGCAGTGGAACAGGTTAATGAAACACAGAAAAGTAAATTGCCTGCTTTTGTCAGACAGCATTTTGGTGATGATTTATCAGGCAAGACATTTGCTATTTGGGGGCTGTCATTTAAACCTAATACAGATGACATGCGTGAGGCATCAAGCCGTGTTTTGATGGAAACGTTATGGAAATGTGGTGCTAAAGTTCAGGTGTATGATCCTGAAGCTATGCAGGAAGCTCAGCGTATTTATGGGCAGCGTGATGCCCTCTCTTTAATGGGAACAAAAGAAGCGGCATTAAAAGGTGCTGATGCTTTGATTATCTGTACAGAATGGCAAAACTTCAGAGCACCTGATTTTGATATGATTAAAGATTCATTAAAAACTCCTGTGATTTTTGATGGACGCAATCTTTATGATCCTGTACGCCTACAATCGCGTGGTTTTACTTATTACGGTATTGGCCGCGGGGCCTCAATCAAACCCGTCATTTGA
- the galU gene encoding UTP--glucose-1-phosphate uridylyltransferase GalU, translating to MSVINKKVKKAVIPVAGLGTRMLPATKAIPKEMLPLVDKPLIQYVVNECIKAGINEIILVTHSSKNSIENHFDTSFELEAILEKRVKRQLLDEVQSICPKHVTIMQTRQGIAKGLGHAVLCAKPLIGDEPFAVILPDVILDEYSTDLSKYNLSEMLSRFNSSGASQILVEPVPVESVSDYGIVDCLGENLQPGDSKPIARVVEKPKPEEAPSNLSIVGRYVLSEKIWPLLAKTAPGAGDEIQLTDAIAMLMEKESVEAYHLQGHSHDCGNKLGYMQAFVEYGMKHKELGKSFTDWIMTLQNQIEK from the coding sequence ATGTCAGTAATAAATAAAAAGGTCAAAAAAGCTGTTATACCTGTTGCTGGTTTGGGAACCAGGATGTTGCCAGCCACCAAAGCCATACCGAAAGAAATGCTCCCTTTGGTGGATAAACCACTTATTCAGTATGTGGTCAATGAATGTATCAAAGCGGGTATTAATGAAATCATTCTGGTTACACATTCATCCAAAAACTCAATAGAAAATCATTTTGATACCAGCTTTGAATTGGAAGCGATTCTTGAGAAAAGAGTCAAACGCCAATTATTGGACGAGGTACAATCTATCTGTCCAAAACATGTAACGATCATGCAAACCCGTCAGGGAATTGCTAAAGGATTGGGACATGCTGTGTTATGTGCTAAGCCACTTATTGGTGATGAGCCGTTTGCTGTTATTCTGCCTGATGTTATTTTGGATGAGTACAGCACCGACCTGTCAAAATATAATTTGAGCGAAATGTTATCGCGTTTTAACAGCAGTGGTGCAAGCCAAATTCTAGTTGAACCTGTACCTGTAGAAAGTGTTTCGGATTATGGCATTGTTGATTGTCTGGGAGAAAATTTACAGCCTGGGGATAGTAAACCTATAGCCCGTGTTGTTGAAAAACCAAAACCAGAAGAAGCACCATCGAATCTTTCCATTGTTGGCCGTTATGTATTATCCGAAAAAATCTGGCCATTACTGGCAAAAACTGCGCCAGGGGCAGGAGATGAAATACAACTGACCGATGCCATTGCCATGTTGATGGAAAAAGAGTCCGTTGAAGCTTATCACTTGCAAGGCCATAGTCATGATTGTGGTAATAAGTTGGGTTATATGCAGGCATTTGTTGAATATGGCATGAAACATAAAGAATTGGGCAAGTCATTCACGGATTGGATCATGACCTTGCAAAATCAGATTGAAAAATAA
- a CDS encoding YchJ family protein, whose amino-acid sequence MTKMCLCGSGSPFGFCCSPYLENHHSAPNAESLMRSRYSAYVTQDADYLIATWHPDCQAENWRTEIEQSFAGVQWLGLNILETHQGKHNNEAYVEFSACFIEQEKQDKQLIHERSRFLRIDQRWFYIDGIRPEIGRNSPCPCGSGKKYKKCCG is encoded by the coding sequence TTGACAAAAATGTGTCTCTGCGGCAGTGGCTCACCTTTCGGCTTTTGCTGTAGTCCTTATCTTGAAAACCATCACTCTGCCCCAAATGCTGAATCCCTGATGCGTTCCAGATATAGCGCTTATGTTACCCAAGATGCAGATTATCTTATCGCTACCTGGCACCCAGATTGCCAGGCTGAAAACTGGCGAACAGAAATAGAACAAAGTTTTGCCGGTGTACAATGGCTGGGATTAAATATCCTCGAAACTCATCAGGGGAAACATAATAACGAAGCTTATGTTGAATTTTCAGCTTGTTTTATTGAACAAGAAAAACAAGATAAGCAATTGATTCATGAGCGCTCACGTTTTTTGCGCATCGATCAACGTTGGTTTTATATAGATGGTATTCGCCCTGAAATAGGCCGAAATAGCCCTTGCCCATGTGGTTCAGGCAAAAAATATAAGAAATGCTGTGGTTAA
- the purU gene encoding formyltetrahydrofolate deformylase, which translates to MQNANIQKKILRTICPDSKGLIAKITNICYKHQLNIVQNNEFVDHRTGRFFMRTELEGIFNDETLLADLDDALPAGSNRELNTAGRRRIVIMVTKEAHCIGDILVKSAYGGLDVEIAAVIGNHTTLQKLVEQFDIPFHYISHEGLTREQHDEALMAQIDQYQPDYVVLAKYMRVLTPAFVQHYPNQIINIHHSFLPAFIGARPYHQAYERGVKIIGATAHYVNDNLDEGPIITQDVINVDHTYTAEEMMRAGRDVEKNVLSQALYWVFSQRVFVYGNRTVIL; encoded by the coding sequence ATGCAAAACGCAAACATACAAAAAAAAATCTTGCGGACGATTTGTCCTGATTCTAAGGGATTAATCGCAAAAATCACAAACATTTGTTACAAACATCAATTAAACATTGTTCAAAACAATGAGTTTGTTGATCATCGTACTGGCCGATTTTTTATGCGTACCGAACTGGAAGGTATTTTTAATGATGAAACTCTTCTGGCCGATTTGGATGACGCCCTACCTGCGGGTTCAAACCGTGAATTAAATACGGCAGGCCGACGCCGTATCGTTATCATGGTGACAAAAGAAGCGCATTGCATCGGCGATATTTTAGTTAAAAGTGCCTATGGTGGATTGGATGTCGAAATTGCTGCTGTCATCGGTAATCATACTACGTTGCAAAAATTAGTTGAACAATTTGATATCCCATTTCATTACATCAGTCATGAGGGTTTAACCCGCGAACAACATGACGAAGCATTAATGGCGCAGATTGATCAATATCAGCCGGATTATGTTGTGCTTGCCAAGTATATGCGAGTCTTAACACCAGCATTTGTTCAGCATTACCCAAATCAGATAATCAACATTCACCATTCATTTCTACCTGCATTTATCGGTGCTCGCCCCTATCATCAGGCTTATGAACGTGGTGTGAAAATTATTGGTGCGACGGCTCATTATGTAAATGACAATTTAGATGAAGGGCCGATTATCACTCAGGATGTGATAAATGTAGATCATACCTATACAGCCGAAGAGATGATGCGTGCAGGACGGGATGTTGAAAAGAATGTTTTGAGTCAAGCATTATACTGGGTATTTTCCCAGCGAGTTTTTGTATATGGTAACCGTACCGTTATTCTTTAA
- a CDS encoding helix-turn-helix domain-containing protein: MFFSRKLEAFMAVVEMGSLSKAARVMNRTTPPVAKSIKDFEATLGKRLFKREKFGMILTKDGVELYNDLKELYLKEKEITKKHISGSICNVVNIYHDWGKKKHLISLYKAADRNNAQVNILRFSYDNIDEIVDYEGNTIILSSEKILSDRFSLVRKIDGPNLGICCRKELLDEVNGDFTQLLRKRTWLCDPVLYKGNLIKNLEDEMIKNGEKVNIRQMDNIECCLNFIQSTDYIFITDSHSGALEEGESLGFIPISRPDAVNQCYVYKSKSHSSVLNRFIDSVSDME; the protein is encoded by the coding sequence ATGTTTTTTTCTCGTAAATTAGAAGCATTCATGGCGGTGGTGGAAATGGGTTCTTTAAGCAAGGCGGCAAGAGTGATGAACCGTACGACTCCCCCAGTCGCTAAATCAATTAAAGACTTTGAAGCGACGTTAGGAAAGCGCTTGTTCAAAAGGGAGAAGTTTGGGATGATTCTGACCAAAGACGGAGTGGAGTTATATAATGACTTAAAAGAACTCTATTTGAAAGAGAAAGAAATTACAAAGAAACACATTAGCGGGAGTATTTGTAATGTTGTTAATATATACCATGATTGGGGTAAGAAAAAGCATCTGATTTCGCTTTATAAAGCAGCGGACAGAAATAATGCTCAAGTTAATATATTACGCTTCAGTTATGATAACATTGATGAAATAGTTGACTATGAGGGCAATACAATAATTTTAAGTTCAGAAAAAATACTTAGTGATAGATTCAGCCTGGTACGGAAAATTGATGGGCCAAATTTGGGGATTTGCTGCCGTAAGGAATTATTGGATGAAGTGAATGGGGACTTTACTCAATTGCTGAGAAAGAGAACGTGGTTATGTGATCCCGTTCTTTATAAAGGTAATTTGATAAAGAATTTGGAAGATGAAATGATAAAAAATGGAGAAAAAGTTAATATTCGACAGATGGATAATATAGAATGTTGTCTCAATTTTATTCAATCAACTGATTATATTTTTATTACAGATTCCCATTCCGGTGCATTGGAAGAGGGAGAAAGCCTTGGCTTCATTCCTATATCACGACCTGATGCAGTTAATCAGTGTTATGTCTACAAATCAAAATCTCATTCAAGCGTATTAAATCGTTTTATCGACTCCGTCAGTGATATGGAGTAA
- the xthA gene encoding exodeoxyribonuclease III: MKFISFNINGLRARHHQLSAIVEQHQPDVIGLQEIKVHDEMFPLEEVSKLGYHVFYHGQKSHYGVALLTRQQPVDIRKGFPNDGDDAQRRIIMADIETPLGLLTVINGYFPQGESRDHPIKFPAKEKFYQDLLSYLETNHSPKSHILIMGDMNISPTDLDIGIGENNQKRWLKTGKCSFLPEEREWMARLKNWGFIDTFRAQHPEVNDQFSWFDYRSKGFDDNRGLRIDLLLASHPLAERCTSSGIDYAIRSMEKPSDHAPVWTEFKI; this comes from the coding sequence ATGAAATTTATATCATTCAATATTAATGGGTTAAGAGCACGTCATCACCAACTCTCTGCCATTGTTGAACAACACCAACCTGATGTTATCGGATTACAAGAAATAAAAGTCCATGATGAAATGTTTCCTCTAGAAGAAGTCAGTAAGCTGGGTTACCACGTCTTTTATCATGGTCAAAAATCACACTATGGGGTCGCCCTGCTGACTCGCCAACAACCAGTGGATATCCGTAAAGGCTTTCCTAATGATGGTGATGATGCTCAGCGCCGCATTATTATGGCCGATATCGAGACACCTCTTGGTTTATTAACTGTAATCAATGGCTATTTTCCTCAAGGAGAGAGCCGCGATCACCCGATTAAATTTCCTGCAAAAGAAAAATTTTATCAGGATCTGCTGTCTTATCTGGAAACTAACCATTCTCCGAAATCACACATTCTGATTATGGGAGATATGAATATCAGTCCAACAGATCTCGATATTGGCATCGGAGAAAATAACCAAAAACGCTGGTTAAAAACAGGAAAATGTTCTTTCTTACCAGAAGAGCGGGAATGGATGGCACGTTTGAAAAATTGGGGATTCATCGATACATTCCGGGCACAACACCCTGAAGTCAATGACCAATTTTCTTGGTTCGACTATCGTTCAAAAGGCTTTGATGATAATCGTGGGCTGCGCATTGATTTGCTGCTTGCCAGCCACCCGCTGGCAGAAAGATGTACCTCTTCTGGTATCGATTATGCTATCCGCAGCATGGAAAAACCATCCGATCATGCCCCTGTTTGGACAGAGTTTAAAATATAA
- a CDS encoding DNA topoisomerase III — MRLFIAEKPSLARAIADVLPKPHRRGDGFIECGNNQFVTWCVGHLLEQAEPDAYDSRYARWVLADLPIIPEKWQLKPRAAVAKQLNTIKSLLERANEIIHAGDPDREGQLLVDEVLDFLDLDTDKKHNVQRCLINDLNPQAVAKAIERLRNNREFIPLCVSALARARADWLYGINMTRAYTLLGKNAGYQGVLSVGRVQTPILGLVVRRDEEIEHFVPKDFFEVKAHVVTPNEERFTALWQPSESCIDFQDEEGRIIHRPLAEHVVARITGQPAHVTAYQDKRESETAPLPFSLSSLQIEAARRFGLSAQDVLDVCQRLYETHKLITYPRSDCRYLPEEHFVGRHAVLNAISVHAAHLLPQDALDTEQKNRCWDDKKVDAHHAIIPTARSSQINLTENESHIYSLIARQYLMQFFPDAVFRKCTIELDIAGGKFIAKARFLAEAGWRTLLGSKERDEENEGTPLPVAAKGDELLCEKGEVVERQTQPPRPFTDATLLSAMTGIARFVQDKALKKVLRATDGLGTEATRAGIIELLFKRDFLYKKGRSIHATPAGRALIHVLPDMAVLPDMTAHWESCLTQISEKQFRYQDFMLPLQETLQQLIWQAKQHRNLKAFRDLPPVPVNTKKGKGKQVKSSKGRAKKGQSNQG; from the coding sequence ATGCGTCTTTTTATTGCGGAGAAACCCAGCCTCGCGAGAGCTATTGCGGATGTTTTACCAAAACCCCATCGACGTGGGGATGGGTTTATTGAATGCGGTAATAACCAGTTTGTGACTTGGTGTGTTGGTCATCTATTGGAACAAGCTGAACCCGATGCCTACGATAGCCGTTACGCGCGTTGGGTATTGGCTGATTTACCGATCATTCCTGAAAAATGGCAGTTAAAGCCACGGGCAGCCGTGGCTAAACAGCTCAATACAATTAAATCCCTGTTGGAAAGAGCGAACGAAATAATCCATGCAGGTGACCCTGATCGTGAAGGTCAGTTGCTAGTGGATGAAGTGCTGGATTTTTTAGATCTGGATACGGATAAAAAACACAACGTCCAGCGATGCCTAATTAATGACTTAAATCCTCAGGCGGTCGCAAAAGCGATTGAACGGCTAAGGAACAATCGGGAGTTTATCCCCTTATGTGTTTCTGCGCTCGCCAGAGCCAGAGCGGACTGGCTTTATGGCATCAACATGACCCGTGCTTATACCTTATTAGGCAAAAATGCAGGTTATCAGGGAGTATTATCGGTTGGGCGTGTCCAGACTCCTATCTTAGGTTTGGTTGTACGCCGCGATGAAGAGATAGAACATTTCGTGCCGAAAGATTTCTTTGAAGTCAAGGCACATGTTGTTACACCCAATGAAGAGCGGTTTACGGCTTTATGGCAACCCAGTGAATCTTGTATTGATTTTCAGGATGAAGAAGGGAGGATTATTCACCGGCCGTTAGCTGAGCATGTTGTTGCGCGTATTACTGGACAACCTGCCCATGTCACTGCCTATCAGGATAAGCGTGAATCAGAAACGGCACCATTGCCTTTTTCCCTTTCATCTTTGCAGATTGAAGCGGCCAGGCGTTTTGGTTTAAGCGCTCAGGATGTACTTGATGTTTGTCAGCGGCTTTATGAAACCCATAAATTGATCACTTATCCACGCTCTGACTGCCGTTATCTGCCGGAAGAACATTTTGTTGGGCGTCATGCGGTTTTGAATGCCATTTCGGTTCATGCTGCCCATTTACTTCCGCAAGATGCTTTAGATACAGAGCAAAAAAACCGCTGTTGGGATGATAAGAAGGTTGATGCTCACCATGCTATTATTCCTACTGCACGTAGTAGCCAGATCAATTTAACAGAAAATGAAAGCCATATTTATAGCTTAATTGCGCGGCAATACCTGATGCAGTTTTTTCCTGATGCAGTATTTCGAAAATGTACGATTGAACTTGATATCGCTGGTGGGAAATTTATCGCTAAGGCGCGTTTTCTGGCAGAAGCGGGTTGGAGGACGCTGCTTGGCAGCAAGGAGCGGGATGAAGAGAATGAAGGCACGCCATTACCTGTTGCTGCTAAAGGAGATGAGTTATTGTGTGAGAAGGGCGAAGTGGTGGAAAGACAGACCCAACCTCCACGTCCTTTCACTGATGCAACATTATTGTCTGCAATGACGGGCATAGCTCGATTTGTGCAGGATAAGGCTTTGAAAAAGGTGCTTCGTGCAACTGATGGCTTGGGTACGGAAGCGACCCGAGCAGGGATCATTGAGTTGCTATTCAAACGGGATTTTCTGTACAAAAAAGGGCGCTCTATTCACGCTACTCCGGCTGGTCGGGCTTTAATTCATGTATTGCCGGATATGGCCGTATTGCCAGATATGACAGCACATTGGGAATCTTGTTTGACGCAAATCAGCGAAAAGCAATTCCGTTATCAGGATTTTATGTTACCCCTTCAGGAAACATTGCAGCAACTGATCTGGCAGGCAAAACAGCACCGTAATTTGAAGGCTTTTAGGGATTTGCCTCCCGTTCCTGTTAATACCAAAAAAGGGAAAGGAAAGCAGGTAAAATCCAGTAAGGGCAGGGCAAAGAAAGGCCAGTCTAATCAGGGATAA
- a CDS encoding NAD(P)H nitroreductase: MNALELLLNRRSVSRLTTPAPEGNELQHILAAGMRAPDHGALRPWHFIVMQGEGMNKFSHLLEKAAMEGGLGREVEEKAKNAPYRAPMIITIIAKVVEHAKVPAWEQIVAAGCAVHAMQMAAVAQGFGGIWRSGSWTEDPIVRAGLGCEENDKIVGFLYLGTPELRAPAKVATPDLTNFVSYF; encoded by the coding sequence ATGAATGCTTTGGAACTTTTGTTAAATCGTCGTTCAGTTTCACGTTTAACAACCCCCGCCCCAGAAGGAAATGAATTGCAACATATTTTAGCCGCAGGGATGAGGGCTCCTGACCACGGGGCTTTGCGTCCTTGGCATTTTATTGTGATGCAGGGAGAAGGCATGAATAAGTTCAGTCATCTCCTTGAAAAAGCAGCAATGGAAGGCGGACTGGGAAGGGAAGTTGAGGAGAAAGCAAAAAATGCCCCTTACCGAGCACCAATGATTATTACAATCATCGCCAAGGTAGTTGAACATGCAAAAGTTCCGGCATGGGAACAAATCGTTGCTGCGGGGTGTGCTGTTCACGCAATGCAAATGGCCGCAGTCGCGCAAGGTTTTGGTGGTATATGGCGTTCAGGCTCATGGACAGAAGATCCAATTGTCAGGGCTGGTTTGGGATGTGAGGAAAATGACAAGATTGTTGGATTCCTTTATTTAGGAACCCCAGAACTAAGGGCACCGGCAAAAGTCGCAACACCAGATTTAACGAATTTTGTCAGTTATTTCTAA